Genomic segment of Sodaliphilus pleomorphus:
ATTTCTTCTACAGCCAGGGTACTTTTAGGTATGTGTGTCTGGCTACACTCGACGATGCCGATGCGGCCAAGCAACTTTTGGAATATCGCACTGGCGGTAAATTCAAGCAAGTAGACGATGTGGATTACTTAGGTTATCAGGCCTACTCGTTTGTCATCGACGACGATGTGCTTCTGATAGGTCGTGACAACTATGTGGCCGACGAGAAAGCGCGTACCGATGCAGCAAGGCTCATCTTCAGCAAGACGCAGCGCAGCATTCGCGATGTCGACGACATAAAAGATTGTATCGACCGTGACAACGACATCAATGCTTACTTCGACATAAAGGGCTTGAATGCTATGTTGCAGGCAATACCCAGTTTCAAGAATGCCATGCAGCAATATCCATTCTTGTCGATTATTACCGACTCTGATATCAAGGCCTTTGTGATGGGAATGAAATTTGAGGATAATGGCGCCAGTTGCACTGCGCAAATCAAGGCCGATGCCCACAGCGACTACGTCACCTTGTTGAGTGCAACACTTGCCAAGCCCGACAATGAGTTTCTCAAGGGTATTCCCAGCTCGATGAAATACCTCTTCTCGGTGAGTGTGAAGGGTGAGAAGTTTGTACAGCTTGACCAAATAAGGAAGAGCATCAACCTGTTGAGCAACTTGCCCTCGATGGACAAACTCGATGTGCGGGGCATTGTAAGGTCGATCGATGGTCCCATAGCTTTTGCCATGGCTCCAAGCTTTCTTGCTGGCGACAGCAATGCCACTTTTATCGACGACTGGAACATGGCCATTGCATTTAAGTCGACACATCCCCAGCTTGTGGTGAAGTCTATTGTGAAATTTGCCGACGAGATGGGACAGCCCGACATGCTGAAAGACGGCAAGCATCTTTTCAACTACCAGGGCATGCCCGTTCTGGTGTGGGCCGAGGGCTCGACTGTGTGTGTGACCCGTCTCGACCACGAGTTGGTGGAAGGTAGCTTTTACGATTCTTCGGCCGACTTGAAAGACCGTTTTGCTTCATCGCCCATAGGGTTTTATGTGCAGTCGGATGTAGACAGTACCAAGGGGTTTTTCAACTTCGGCTTCAAAAATGCCACCCAGGGCGATGGTTTGTTCTACACAGCGCATGAGCACGACATTCCTGCATTGACCTTTATCGAGATTTTGTGTACAATGGATCCCGTTCAGACCTACGACGATGATGACTACGTCGACACTTACTGACGGGCAGGGCTCGCGATAGCGCGCGCACAGCAACGTCGCAGTATACAACAACGGGGGCTCGGTCAAGAGAGCCCCCGTTGTTTATGTAGTGTCGTGTTGTAA
This window contains:
- a CDS encoding DUF4836 family protein gives rise to the protein MEKMIPSNATGVICIKVPNFIKKAKLDKGGDCVLPDQLKSVIDKHDGSLMSEVMSDLPKSGLDFGDNVYFFYSQGTFRYVCLATLDDADAAKQLLEYRTGGKFKQVDDVDYLGYQAYSFVIDDDVLLIGRDNYVADEKARTDAARLIFSKTQRSIRDVDDIKDCIDRDNDINAYFDIKGLNAMLQAIPSFKNAMQQYPFLSIITDSDIKAFVMGMKFEDNGASCTAQIKADAHSDYVTLLSATLAKPDNEFLKGIPSSMKYLFSVSVKGEKFVQLDQIRKSINLLSNLPSMDKLDVRGIVRSIDGPIAFAMAPSFLAGDSNATFIDDWNMAIAFKSTHPQLVVKSIVKFADEMGQPDMLKDGKHLFNYQGMPVLVWAEGSTVCVTRLDHELVEGSFYDSSADLKDRFASSPIGFYVQSDVDSTKGFFNFGFKNATQGDGLFYTAHEHDIPALTFIEILCTMDPVQTYDDDDYVDTY